DNA sequence from the Glycine soja cultivar W05 chromosome 18, ASM419377v2, whole genome shotgun sequence genome:
attgaAGGGTTAAACCCTAGCAACATTGGGACATATATATGTGGACTCTTCACTGAAAACCACAGAAACATGCGATCAGAGAAGAAACCACAGAAACATGCGATCAGAGAAGAAACCATGGTCGCCACTCCTCTGTGACGAACTCATCGTGGAAATCTTGTCTCGTCTTCCCGTGAAACCTTTGATCCAATTCAAGTGTGTGTGCAAGGGATGGAACTCCCTGATGTCAGATCCCTATTTCATCAAATTGCACCTTAGCAAATTTGCTGCGAAGGACGATTTGGAACACCTTCAACTGATGAAAAATGTCTGCCTCGGATCCATCCCTGAAATCCACATGGAATCGTGTGATGTAAGTTCTTTATTCCATTCCCTACAAATTGAAACgttcttgttcaatttcgcAAACATGCCATGTTACCATCTGGTCGGTTCATGTAATGGGTTGCACTGTGGGGTTAGCGAAATACCAGAAGGATACCGTGTTTGTTTCTGGAACAAGGCGACAAGGGTGATATCCAGAGAATCGCCAACGCTGTCTTTTTCCCCGGGCATTGGTCGTAGAACAATGTTTGGGTTTGGCTATGATCCGTCAAGTGACAAATACAAGGTTGTAGCAATTGCATTGACTATGCTCTCACTTGACGTATCTGAAAAGACTGAGATGAAAGTTTATGACACGGGTGACAGTAGTTGGAGAAACCTTAAAGGTTTTCCTGTTCTTTGGACTTTACCTAAAGTTGGTGGAGTGTATCTGAGTGGAACCCTTAATTGGGTTGTTATTAAGGGAAAAGAAACCATTCATTCTGAAATCGTAATTATTTCTGTTGACCTGGAGAAGGAGACTTGTAGATCACTGTTTCTTCCCGACGATTTTTGCTTTTTTGATACAAATATTGGAGTTTTTAGAGACTTGCTGTGCGTTTGGCAAGATAGCAACACCCATCTTGGCTTGTGGCAGATGAGGAAGTTTGGAGATGACAAGTCTTGGattcaattaataaattttagttatttacatcTTAATATTCGTCCTAATGAAGAAAAATCGATGATTTTACCATTGTGCATGTCTAACA
Encoded proteins:
- the LOC114397229 gene encoding F-box/kelch-repeat protein At3g23880-like; this encodes MRSEKKPWSPLLCDELIVEILSRLPVKPLIQFKCVCKGWNSLMSDPYFIKLHLSKFAAKDDLEHLQLMKNVCLGSIPEIHMESCDVSSLFHSLQIETFLFNFANMPCYHLVGSCNGLHCGVSEIPEGYRVCFWNKATRVISRESPTLSFSPGIGRRTMFGFGYDPSSDKYKVVAIALTMLSLDVSEKTEMKVYDTGDSSWRNLKGFPVLWTLPKVGGVYLSGTLNWVVIKGKETIHSEIVIISVDLEKETCRSLFLPDDFCFFDTNIGVFRDLLCVWQDSNTHLGLWQMRKFGDDKSWIQLINFSYLHLNIRPNEEKSMILPLCMSNNGDFFMLKFTRNADDEYQTILYNQGDGKSQVSVVPLGSFRTLLWRNLKIFTKSLVIPY